A window of the Zeugodacus cucurbitae isolate PBARC_wt_2022May chromosome 2, idZeuCucr1.2, whole genome shotgun sequence genome harbors these coding sequences:
- the LOC105209563 gene encoding uncharacterized protein LOC105209563: MGEWLNNNFCFDANYTPAAMAVNLGISLNGRYNLTSSIPVNAPPTSCIPLITPLPIYICLRVDSVRTINGNLTLCSTLLFRFMQNDLMQFFFGCVRFGRDGFFFNRFIAFLPGVNGNGLSEDQSGVNGIKHAEQI; encoded by the exons ATGGGTGAATGGCTCAATAATAATT TTTGCTTCGACGCGAATTATACCCCCGCAGCAATGGCAGTTAATCTCGGCATCAGCTTGAATGGGCGCTATAACCTCACCAGCAGTATACCGGTTAATGCGCCGCCCACCTCGTGTATACCGTTAATAACGCCATTACCCATTTATATTTGCCTTCGTGTGGACAGCGTGCGCACCATAAATGGCAATTTGACGTTGTGTTCGACACTGCTATTTCGCTTCATGCAGAACGATCTCATGCAGTTCTTTTTCGGTTGTGTACGCTTCGGCAGAGATGGTTTCTTTTTCAATCGTTTTATAGCATTTTTGCCGGGTGTTAATGGGAATGGGCTGTCCGAAGATCAAAGCGGTGTTAACGGTATAAAACATGCtgagcaaatttga